In a single window of the Balearica regulorum gibbericeps isolate bBalReg1 chromosome 7, bBalReg1.pri, whole genome shotgun sequence genome:
- the DDIT4 gene encoding DNA damage-inducible transcript 4 protein, which translates to MPGLWERLAGGERGCLETSDCESLGSASGSEGDAEYAEGISLPDLDLLHDPEDELLCANLMDLVQATLGRAPLGAKRCSRLLMPAQLLAQVRTELLRLAWSEPCGLRGALLDLCVEHGKACHDVGHIAVDPAVVPTFQLTLVLRLDSRLWPKIQGLFTSGPAFTPLKLSTGFRVIKKKLYSSEQLLIEEC; encoded by the exons ATGCCCGGGCTGTGGGAGCGGCTGGCGGGCGGCGAGCGGGGCTGCCTGGAGACCTCCGACTGCGAGTCCCTGGGCAGCGCCTCCGGCTCGGAGGGAG ATGCCGAATACGCCGAAGGGATCTCCCTGCCGGACCTGGACCTGCTGCACGACCCCGAGGACGAGCTGCTGTGCGCCAACCTGATGGACCTGGTCCAGGCCACGCTGGGCAGAGCCCCGCTGGGCGCCAAGCGCTGCTCCCGGCTCCTCATGCCGGCCCAGCTCCTGGCGCAGGTGAGGACCGAGCTGCTGCGCCTGGCCTGGAGCGAGCCCTGCGGGCTGCGCGGGGCCCTCCTCGACCTCTGCGTGGAACACGGCAAGGCCTGCCACGACGTGGGGCACATCGCCGTGGACCCCGCCGTGGTACCCACCTTCCAGCTCACCCTGGTGCTCCGGCTGGACTCCCGCCTCTGGCCCAAAATCCAGGGACTCTTCACCTCAGGGCCGGCTTTCACGCCACTGAAGCTGAGCACGGGCTTCAGGGTCATCAAGAAGAAGCTGTACAGCTCCGAGCAGCTGCTCATAGAGGAGTGCTGA